The genomic window TTGACAGTGAACAAAGGCCGGAAATGATAAATTCAAATATGGCCCGTTTCGGGATGAATATATATCCACATATCGGCAAAAATATCAATATTATTGATGTCCACAAATATCGTGAGCAAGGACGCGAAGATGAACTTTATAATAAATACCTGAAGGATACGGACATAAACCCTATACTTGAAGAAATGTTGTCGGAAATCACCGAAAACGAGTCTGATAAAAAATGTCGTACCATTGTGTATTCACTGTCATATTTTATACGCCTGGTAGGCCTGGATCCTGTAGTTGAAGCTATTGAATCGCTATCAAAGAAAGGGGACATAAATAAATCGGTCAATTTCCTCCACATTACAAAAGGAATGCACGGGACAACTGTGGAAAACACATTAAAACAGGTTTGCGATACTGTAATTGAACTTCAGGTGGAAGAGAGAAGTTTCAATGTACAAAGAACAATATTTATCAGAAAACTCTACGGCTCCATTGCACCGGATAATTTCCTGCCCTTTTATATAGGAAAAGAAGGAATAAAACTGGATACGATAAAACGTATTCTTTAACGGTTCCTGATACCTTTTTGTCTGTCAATTTCTGAAGCAATGGCTTCCAATTCATCAAACATGCGTTCGGAGTCTTTACGCATTTCATGTACTGCTGCCTTCAGGCTTCCCCCCCTTAGATAAAGCAGGCGTTTTTCACGATAAACAAGTCCTGCCTTTACCAAATTCCTTACATGGTGATTAACACGGGAGAGATTTATGCCAAGAGCCTCAGCTATCATTTCCGATGAAACACGCTCATTCTCGGCAATGTTATCAAGCAAAGTCATTACGACCTGGTTTGCCGTGTTTTCTATATCCCTTCCCGAAGACAGGCCAAAGCTATCACATAACCAGTGTAAATCCTTTTCAGGGTCCTTTTCCCTTGGTTTTTCCAGATTTACCAATATAATCTGCCGACTCATAGGAGATGAATTAAAGAATAATAGTATATAAAAATAACTGTATTACGTAGATATGATATCTACATAATACATATAAAATACACAAAAAACAAAAAGTTTAAATAATAGATTCCCCATTAAGATTCCATACTGACCGAGTCAGTCTGAAAAGGTCAGGAGGACAAAGCATGAATATAAAACCAGTTGGAGAAAGAGTTCTTATCAAACCCATAAAGGAAGAGGAGGTCACTTCGGGAGGAATATACATCCCGGAAAGTGCCCAGAAAGAAAAAAAAGAAGGAAATATTGTAGCCGCAGGCACATATGAAGACGGTAAAGAATTACCGGTCAAAAAAGGTGATCATGTCATCTATGGTGGATTCCAGAGTGATGAAATGGAAATGAACGGGGAGAAATATCTATTCATAGATTTCAAAGATGTACTTGCAATTGTTGAAGAATAAATTATAGGGGGATATAAATGACTACTAAACAGATCACTTTCGACGAAAATGCCAGACAGGCTTTACTGAGAGGTATCGACAAAGTATCCAACACCGTTAAAGTAACCCTTGGGCCCAAGGGAAGAAATGTCGTGCTTGATAAATCAGGCAACCCTACAGTTACCAATGACGGCGTCACAATTGCCAAAGAAATCGAACTAAAGGACAAGTTTGAGAATATGGGAGCAAAGCTTGTCAAGGAAGTTGCTTCACGCACACAGGATAATACAGGGGACGGGACAACTACAGCAACATTACTGGCACAGGCAATGATCAGTGAAGGTATACGTAATATTACAGCGGGAGCCAATCCGATCGAAATCAAAAGGGGAATCGATAAAGCAACCGCTAAAGTAGTTGAATACCTGCAGACCCAGAGCAAGGAAGTCAAGGATAAGGAAAGGATCATACAGGTAGGAACAATTTCTGCCAACAATGATGAGGAAATAGGCAAACTGATATCCGATGCTATGGACAGGGTCGGGTACAACGGAGTAATAACCGTAGATGACTCCAAAACAATGGAGACATCCCTGGAAGTTGTTGAAGGTATGCAGTTTGACAGAGGATATGTCTCACCGTATATGGCAACCGACCAGGAAAAAATGGTTTGTGAACTTGAGAATCCGTACATACTCCTTACAGACAAGAAAATCAATAACGTAAACCAGATTGTACCGGTGCTCGAAAAAGTCGCACAGGAAGGAAAACCTCTCCTGATAGTCGCACAGGATGTAGAAGGGGATGCACAGGCAGCACTTATTCTCAATATTATGAGAGGATCCCTCAAAGTAGGTGCAGTCAAGGCACCCGGATTTGGTAACGACCAGAAGGATATGCTGGAAGACCTGGCCGCCCTGACAGGTGGAACTGTTGTCAGTGAAGACAAGGGAATGAAACTCGAGGATGTTACCGACGATATGCTCGGAAGTGCCCACAAGGTCAGTGTGGACAAGCAGAAGACCACCATCATCGAAGGCAAAGGGGACAAAAATGCCATCGAACGCCGTATGGAAATGATAGAGTCCCAGATCAATATCACTGATGCCGAATACAAGAAAAAGGAACTGCAGAAAAGACTGGCCAAACTCGGAGGCGGTGTGGCAGTCATCAAAGTTGGTGCTGCAACAGAAACCGAACTCGAAGAAAAGAAGATGAGAATAGACGATGCTCTCAATGCCACAAAAGCAGCCGTTGAAGAGGGAGTAGTTGCCGGGGGCGGTGTGACCCTGTTCCATGCAATCCCACATCTGGAAAAATTGGAACTCGAAGAAGACCAGATGGTAGGTGCCAACATCGTGAAAATGGCTCTTGAAGCACCCCT from Methanohalophilus halophilus includes these protein-coding regions:
- the groES gene encoding co-chaperone GroES; this encodes MNIKPVGERVLIKPIKEEEVTSGGIYIPESAQKEKKEGNIVAAGTYEDGKELPVKKGDHVIYGGFQSDEMEMNGEKYLFIDFKDVLAIVEE
- the groL gene encoding chaperonin GroEL (60 kDa chaperone family; promotes refolding of misfolded polypeptides especially under stressful conditions; forms two stacked rings of heptamers to form a barrel-shaped 14mer; ends can be capped by GroES; misfolded proteins enter the barrel where they are refolded when GroES binds), encoding MTTKQITFDENARQALLRGIDKVSNTVKVTLGPKGRNVVLDKSGNPTVTNDGVTIAKEIELKDKFENMGAKLVKEVASRTQDNTGDGTTTATLLAQAMISEGIRNITAGANPIEIKRGIDKATAKVVEYLQTQSKEVKDKERIIQVGTISANNDEEIGKLISDAMDRVGYNGVITVDDSKTMETSLEVVEGMQFDRGYVSPYMATDQEKMVCELENPYILLTDKKINNVNQIVPVLEKVAQEGKPLLIVAQDVEGDAQAALILNIMRGSLKVGAVKAPGFGNDQKDMLEDLAALTGGTVVSEDKGMKLEDVTDDMLGSAHKVSVDKQKTTIIEGKGDKNAIERRMEMIESQINITDAEYKKKELQKRLAKLGGGVAVIKVGAATETELEEKKMRIDDALNATKAAVEEGVVAGGGVTLFHAIPHLEKLELEEDQMVGANIVKMALEAPLRQIAHNAGKEGAEVIALIKAEADEEVGYNAKKDTVENLYNAGVIDPTKVVRSGLQNASSIAGMVLSTEALVAEYDEEKDENAPAIII
- a CDS encoding MarR family transcriptional regulator, which translates into the protein MSRQIILVNLEKPREKDPEKDLHWLCDSFGLSSGRDIENTANQVVMTLLDNIAENERVSSEMIAEALGINLSRVNHHVRNLVKAGLVYREKRLLYLRGGSLKAAVHEMRKDSERMFDELEAIASEIDRQKGIRNR